ACCCATAGTAGGCAAAATAGCATCAACTTTTTCTTGTTTGATAATATTGGCAATCACTTCTTCGGTAATAGGTTCGATATAGGTGCGATCAGCAAGATTTGGATCAGTCATAATGGTTGCAGGATTGGAGTTTATAAGCACCACGCGATAGCCAAGCTTTTTGAGTGTTTTGGCTGCTTGTGTGCCAGAATAATCAAACTCACACGCTTGTCCAATGACAATGGGTCCTGAACCGATGAGTAAAATAGTTTTAATATCATTTCGCTTTGGCATAAAAACTCCCTCCTACTTTTTTAAAATTAATCTTGTTTTTATATATTGCACCTTACACTTACTTAAAACTTCTAATAATTTCATTATTCCCACTTTTGCATCACTAGATCAATGGGATACAAACTTGCCTTACAAAAAGCAACTTTAGCGATACAAACCAAAGTTTTTGCTGATTCTTCTAAATTCTCATTAATAATCAAATAATCAAACTTATTAAGCTTTTTAACTTCGCCTACTGCATTTTCCAAGCGTTTTTTAATAATTTCATTTTCATCACTTCCTCTCCCACCCAAACGCTCCTCTAAAATTTTTTTATTATTGGTGGTAATAAAAACACTTGTTGTATGATTAGGAAAAGCTTTTTTAATATTTTCTTGCCCTTGCACATCCACATCAAAAACAACCAATTTACCCTGCTCCAAAGCCTCTAAAATAGGCATTTTAGAAGTCCCATAATAATTTCCATGTACTAAAGCCCATTCCAAAAAATTATCTTCTTGAATATTCTTTTGAAATTCATCTTTGGAAATAAAGTGATAATGCACACCCTCTTCTTCGCCTTTTCGCTTTTCTCTTGTTGTAGATGAAATTGAGAAATAATGCTTAGGAAATTCCTTTGCCAAAGCCTTATAAAGCGAACTTTTACCAGCTCCACTTGGTCCCGATAAAATCAAAATAGCCCCTTTTAACTTAATCCCTTCCATTTAATCTTCTTTTTTAGGAAACTGAATACTAATATTAATGGTAGCACCGCTTAAAAGCTCTTTTAAACTCTGTGTTTGCAAAGTCTGTAAAGCTCCAATTAATGATTCTAGAGAATTAATTTGCACATTACTTGGCAAACTAGCTTCTTTAACTTCTTCTTTTGGCACGATAGGAGCTATATTAGGCTCTTTTGCAATAGGCTCTCCTAAAGCCTCACTCATCGCTTCTAAACTTAAAGAATCAAATTCCCCTAAGTCTTCTGATGCTTTCAAATCTTCTACTTTAGAATCTTCTTGAATATCCGCGGGGGCTGNNNNNNNNNNNNNNNNNNNNNNNNNNNNNNNNNNNNNNNNNNNNNNNNNNNNNNNNNNNNNNNNNNNNNNNNNNNNNNNNNNNNNNNNNNNNNNNNNNNNNNNNNNNNNNNNNNNNNNNNNNNNNNNNNNNNNNNNNNNNNNNNNNNNNNNNNNNNNNNNNNNNNNNNNNNNNNNNNNNNNNNNNNNNNNNNNNNNNNNNNNNNNNNNNNNNNNNNNNNNNNNNNNNNNNNNNNNNNNNCTATTTCAATAGAATCAACTTGCATTTGAGGCAATTCATTTTCTTCTAAAGATAGTGTTTCAAACTCTCCTTCTGCTTCTTTGCTAACTTCATTATTCACTAATTCTTTGTCTTCATCATTACTTTCTTGCATATCATTCAATAAAGCCTCAAAATCAATTTCTTGCTCATCTTGTGCAGTTTCAACAACTTCTGTATTTTTAGATTCATTATTTTTTTCTAATTCTTCTAATTCCTCATTTTGATCCTTATCAAACTCTAAATCTTCAAGACTTTTTTCTAGATCTTCTTGTGATAATTCCACCTCATCTTGTTGATTCTCTGCCTCTTCTAATTCTTTCTGAATTTCTTCTGCAGAAATATCCTGCTTTTGATCCAAACCAATTGCTTCTTCAAAATTCTTATTTTCATCATCAGATTCTTCGGTAAATAACTGCTTAACTTCTTCAATATCACTTTCATCTAGCACTTTTGGAGAGAGTGATTTTGATGGATCTACTTCCAATCCTAAATCCCCTAAATCTAGCAAATCGCTATCTTGCTTTTCTGCTTCATCAACTTTTTCTTCTTCCTTAGCCTCAACAAAAGTTTCTATTCCGCAAACTTCGGATAGAGTTTTCACAAGATCTGTAGGCAAAAAAGGCTTTTGAACATATGCATCAAACCCTTCCACCCTTTGTGTTGATTTTGCATAGAGTAAAATCGTTTTAACTTCTGTGTTTGCTTGTTTATATTGCTCTAATTCTTCTTGTTGGTAGCACTCATCATCCAATAAAAGCACATCAGCTTGCAAAGTCAAATCAATTCCTTGTGTCTCAACCATATCTAAACCAATCTTTGAAATACTAAGTGAGGCAAGCTTAGTAATCATTGGATTTTTATTGACTAAGTATATTTTCATTTTAAGAAGCGCTCCATTTTTTTTAATATTCTACAATAAAGAATTTGTTAAAATTTCAAAATTTTAACAACTTTTATCTTAAGATTCACAAGGAAATTTTAATGTTTAGCAAACTTTTCTATCTTTTTTGCTTTTGTTTTATGCTTTCACTTCCCTCTTTTGCGCAATCGCTTTATTTTATGCCAAAAGAACAAAATCAAGCCATCAAGCAGCTAATCAACACCATAAAGAGCGCCCAAAATACCCTTGATATTGCTATTTATAGTTTTACAAATCGTGAAATTAGCAAAGCCATCCGAGACACCACCAAAAAAGGCGTAAAGGTGCGAATTATTTATGACAAAAAGTCTAATCAAAAAAATAATCACTCTACCATTGGCTATCTTGCTAAACTTAAAAATATACAAACTTGCTTTTTAGAGGGCAAACGCTCACGCAATGGCAAATATAATGGATTAATGCATAGCAAAATGGCAATTATAGATGACAAACATTTAATTTTAGGATCGGCAAATTGGTCTAAAAGTGCATTTGAAACTAATTATGAAACATTGGTAATTTTAGATAATAAAGAATTTATCCAAAAAGCACAAAAAGAATTTGAAACAATGTTTGAAGAGTGTGAGAAATATTAATCTTATAAAATCATCTCGCCAAATAATGACATTTTAGTGCCCCCCAAGCACTAAAGTTGAATTAAAACTTAAATTCCAAAAAGCATTTTAGTATTTTGATTGATTAAGCCCACCAAGTTTTCTTTTGAAACATTTAAAATCTCACTCATTTTTTCCAACACAAGAGGAATATAAGAAGGTTCATTCCTCTTTCCTCTGTGTGGATGAGGCGTAAGATAGGGTGCATCCGTTTCTAAAAGCAGAGATTCTACTGGAATTTTAGGCAAAATTTCCACCAATTTTCTAGCATTTTTAAAAGTTAAAACCCCTCCAATCCCATAATAAAAGCCTTTTTTAGCAAGGCTAAGGAGCTGAAAATCTGCATTAAAACAATGCAAAACTCCTCCAACTAACTCATCACAATAAGTTTGCAAAATCTCCAAACTATCTGCTGAAGCATCTCTAATATGGACAATTAAAGGCTTTTTATAAGCAATAGCTAATTGAATTTGTGCAATAAAAACCTCTTTTTGAATTTGTTTTAACTTCTCAATGCTCTCTAGCTTTGATTGAGCCAATGCTTCTTCCAAGCAATAATAATCAAGCCCACACTCGCCCACTGCAATACATTTCTCATCTTCTAAAAACGGCTCCAAAAAAGCCTCATCATATAAATAGGCATAATTTGGATGCAACCCACTTGCAAAATAGATTTCTTCATATTTATGGGCTAACTCACGCGCTCTACTTAAATCCTCTGGATGCGCTGCAGGAATAATAAAACGAGTGATTCCAGCATTTCTAGCACGATCCAAAATGGCTTCAAAATCCTCTTCAAATCTTTTATCATCTAAATGGCAATGTGTATCACAAAGTTGCATAAAATATTCCTTAATTTTTTTTTGTTACAATTATGAAAATTTTAATAGAACTTGGCTTAAATTAAGGAATATAAATGTTTACAGGCTTAGTTAGAGAGTTTGGGAAAGTGCTTGGATTCCAACAAAACATTCTTACGCTCAAAGCAAAACACCGCCCAAAAGTCGGAGATAGCATAGCAGTTAATGGTGCTTGTTTAACGGCTATAGAAATTTTCAACAATGGTTTTAGCGTAGAATTAAGCGAAGAGACACAATCACATATTGCCTTAGAATCCTATCAAGACTTAGTGCATATTGAACCGGCTTTAAGATTACAAGATAGACTTGATGGGCATTTGGTGCAAGGCCATATAGATGGCATAGGAGAAATTATTAAAATCATTCCACACTCCATTGGTATTGATTTTTTTATCACCGCTAATCGCGATATTTTGAAACTTTGCATCCCTAAAGGCAGTATTGCAATTAATGGAATTAGTCTTACTATTAATGAAGTTTTAGATGATTCACTACGCCTTACGCTCATTCCACACACAATCCAAAACACACTCTTTGGGCAATACAAAGTTGGAACAAAAGTCAATATTGAAACAGATATGTTTGCAAGAATGGTGCAACATTTCTTATCTAACAAAAAAGATTCCAATCTCACTTGGGAAAAAGTTGATAGAATCCTAGGGAGCTATTAAAATGCCTTTGCCACTTTCTCAAAAAGCTGTCGCTCTAGCTTATGAACAAAACAAACACCGAGCTCCAAAAGTCTTAGCTAAAGGAGAAGGACTAATCGCCCAAAAAATCATTGAAAAGGCTAAGGAATACGACATTCCACTTTTTCAAAGCAAAGCTTTAGTGGATTCACTTATTCATTTAGAAATTGATGAAGAGATTCCACCTGATCTTTACAAAGCTGTTGTGGAAGTATTTATTTGGCTTTACAAAACCGAACAAAAAACCCAAATGAGTCATTCATAATTTATAAGCTATTTTAAAAGTTGCAGATTCTCCTTAAAACTCCACTAACTCTCTATCGCGTGCTGTATAAGTCGCACATTTTGTATAGCCCACTTCCCTTGCTAAAGCTTCTAAAGTCTCTCTTGCAAATCCAATCTGCTCTATGGCGTGCGCATCACTGCTAAAAACAATAGGAATATCAAGCCCATAGCACATTTCCAAAATTTCCCTAGAAGGGTATTGCTCCTTGACTTCTTTACGCAGTCCTGCAGCATTAATTTCCACTGCCATATTGGCTTTTTTAATTGCTTTGAGAGTTAATTCTATAGTTTTGCGTAAGTCTTTTGTAGGACGATAATTAAAAATCTTTAATAAATCCATATGTGCAACAATATCAAATTCACCACTCATCGCCATTTGCTTGGCAGCTTCAAAGTATTGCTCCCAACAAGCATTAATATCACGCTTTGCATATTCCCGAATAAATTCAGGATTATCAAATCCCCAATTTCCTAGAAAATGCACCGCTCCGATACGATAATCTAATGGCAAATTAAAGATTCTCTCATCCAAAAGATGGGGTAAAAAATCAATCTCCAAAGCCATTTTAATAGAAATTTGTGAAGCATATTTCGCCTTTAACTCTTCTATTTGTTGCAAATAAAAGGGTAATTCCGCAAAATCCATACGATATTGCTCATCAAACTCCATAGGATTATGGCAAGAAAATCCAAAAATATCTATTTTTTCTTCTATGGCTTTTTGAATATATTCTTCCATAGTTCCACTAGCGTGCTTACATAGACTAGTATGATTATGCAAATCCACTCGCATTTATTCCACCCTTTTTTCCATTTCTTTAGTAATATGAAGATTTAAAATATGCTTATCAAACACTGCAATAGAAAACATTGCATCAAAAATTTTAATATCAAGCACAAATCCCTCAACTTTCACTTCCCGCTTTTTAGTATCCTCTTGCAGACATTGCGCCTTAAAAAGTACTTCATTTCCAAGCTCAATGGGAGCTAAAAACTTCATCTCCACTCCAATAATAATAGCATTGGGATTATTCACTGCCAATAAAGCGCTATAAGCTGCACTAGAGTAAAGGTTTCCTGAATGCACTAGCCCACTTTTATCCAAAATCATTTTACTCGTTGTCTCTAGCATCACACTTGCTTGCCTATTTTTTAACTCTTTGATCACACCATTGCTTGAATCAATATTTTGACAAACCCTTTGAACAACGGATTCTTGATCGGCTTGATTTAAAAAATCTCCATCCTCATTTGCAAATTCATCTTCCACTTAGAACACCTTATCCAAAACTTAAAAATCAAAATTATAACACAACAAAAAACATAAAAAATAAAAATGGTATAATTTCAGCTATATTTCATTATTTTAATAAGGAATTTCTTGAAGATTCTTTTTCTCTCACACACCGATTCAAATCTCTATCGCTTTAGGCTTCCTGTAATGATTGCCCTAGTAAAAGCTGGACACGAAGTCTTAGCTCTTACTCCAAAAGGAGAATATTTCTCGCAATTTGCTAAACATCAAATTAAAGCGATAGATTATTCCATAGAGCGTGGCAGTCTTAATCCCTTTAAAGCTTTAAAAACTATTCAAAATATCGCAGAAATTCTCAAAAAGGAAAAACCTGATATTCTTCACACTTTTATGCTAAAGCCAAATATTTATGGATCTTTTGCCGCAAAAATCGCCAAGATTCCTTATGTAATTAACTCTCTAACAGGATTGGGAAGTTTTTATATTCAAAAATCTCCTAAAACTTTTTTACTTAAAATCTTAATTGAAAGACTTAATTTCTTTGCCTTTAAAATTGCTAAAAAGGTGCTTTTTCAAAATCAAGATGACTTAGATCTTTATGTCAAAAAAGGCTTAGTGCCACGCGAAAAAACCATCCTTATAAAAGGCTCTGGAATTGATACAGAATTTTTCTCTCCACTCCCCAAAAATCAAGCCTTACTTCAAAGTCTAAAAATTCCTCAAGATTCTCTTGTAGTCTTAATGATAGCAAGGGCAATTTTACACAAAGGCATAAAAGAATATTATGCAGCAGCAAACTTAGCAAAAGAGGCTAATTTAAAGCTACACTTTTTATATGTAGGAGGGATTGATACAGGAAATATCGCACCTATAGACAAAGAATTCCTAGAAAATCAAAAACAAGTGCATTATTTAGGCGAAAGGCAAGACATTAAAGAACTCATTGGAATCTGTGATATTTTCGTGCTTCCAAGTTATAGAGAAGGGATTCCACGCACACTTTTAGAAGCAGGCAGTATGGCAAAGCCTATCATCACCACTAATGCCGTTGGTTGCAAGGAAGTTGTTAGTGATGGATACAATGGATTTTTAGTCCCCATTGGAGATAGTCAAATTCTCTTTGAAAAACTTCTCCAACTCTCACAAAGCGAATCTTTAAGAAAAGAATTTGGAAAAAATAGCCGCAAAAAAATTTGCGAGGAATTTGGCGTGGAATCTATTGTAAAATCCTATCTTCAATTATATAAAGAGGTAAAAAATGTATCCACATTTCATTAAGCCTATCTTAGATTTCTCATTAGCTCTTATTTTGATTATTCTTTTTTCGCCAATTATTTTGATAGTTGCCTTGCTAATTAGACTAAAACTTGGTTCGCCTATTTTTTTCACACAAGAACGCCCAGGATTAAAGGGAAAGATCTTTAAAATCTATAAATTTCGCACAATGAGCGATCAAAGAGATTCTAATGGGCAATTGCTAAGCGATGAATTAAGACTAAAAGGATTTGGTAAATTCATTCGCAAAAGTAGCCTTGATGAACTCCCACAACTCTTTAATGTCTTAAAGGGAGAAATGAGCTTTGTAGGACCACGCCCACTCTTAGTTGAATATTTAAAACTCTATAATAAAGAACAAGCTAAACGCCACGAAGTTAAACCAGGCATCACAGGTTGGGCTCAAGTCAATGGACGCAATGCTATCTCTTGGGAAGAAAAATTCAAACTTGATGTATATTATGTGAAACATATTAGTTTTTGGTTAGATCTTAAAATTCTTTATCTTACTTTCTTTAAAGTATTAAAACGCAAAGACATTAATTCAAACACCAATGTCACAATGGAAAAATTCAAGGGGAATGAGTAATTGGCGACCCTTGGAAGATTTGAACTTCCGTTACTGCCGTGAAAGGGCATTATCCTTGGCCACTAGATGAAAGGGTCGGCGGAATTTTAACATATTTTAGTTATAGAAAAATAAATCTAGGCTCTAAAAGCTATCATTTAGGGATAAAAAAGTATAATAACCCAAATTTCCAAAGATTATTTGGTTTCTTAAAGGAGGCTTTATGTTTCCATTACAAAGCAAATTAAGACTTATTGGTAGTGTTTTAGGAATCGCTACTGATGAGGATTATATTATTTGTGCAGATAACTTCTATAATATCGTTACTTTCTCTATTCAAGATAAAGTCATCAATCAAACCCTGCAACTCTCAAAAGATACGGAACCTCTACACCCTTTTAGCAAATCTGTTGCTATTTCCCATAAAAACGGAAGAGTTGTAACTGGTTTTACTTCAACTTCCAAAGGCATTGTCTTAAAAACTAAGCCAAAAATTACACCTATTGCAGTGCTTACTTGGCAAAAGCTTGAAATTTCTAAAATTGCTTTCTCTTATGATGATAATTATCTTGCCACAGGCGGAGAAGATGGTAGAGTGCTTATTTACATGGGAGAAAATTATCATTTACTTCTCAGTTTGCCACCTTTCCCAGATTATATTTCATCTATTGCATTTAGCGAATGTGGAACACTTATTTTTAGTGCTTGTTTTGGCAAAACTGCTATGGTTTTTAGCATCTTAAAAAATACAAAAATCATAGATTTCAAAACCGATTTTGTTGTGGAAGATGCCTTTTTTTATGATAACAACACCAAATTATTCTGCATTACTAAAAATGGAATTTTTACTTATGATATCTACAAACAAGAATATCTTTGCCAAAATGCTTTACAAAACTCGTGGCTTACAACCTGCCAAAAACTTCCTGGGGAAGAATTTGCTGTTATTGGAGGAAAATATAATCCATTAAGATTGGCTCGTATTAGCGATAACGCAATCATTGACACTATCCCATCAGAATACACTGGTGCAACCTCGCTTTTTTTAGATAAAAATCTGTTATATATAGGTTACTCTAATGGCGCAATTGAGATTGCTCAAATTGATCTTGCAAAAGAAGAAATGTTAGAATATCTTGCCAATGATGATTTGCAATCCTGCCTTAAGCTTATTAAAGAAAAAAATATCTTTCTTCAAACTTTACCCCAATATAAAGAAAAACTTGATTCACTCTGGCAAGATAAATTACTTGAAGCCATCGATCTACTCGCTAAAGATAGATTACAAGAAGCACAAAGTCTAATAGAACCCTTTATGTATGATAACAGCAAAAAAGAAGAATTTGATTATTATTGGCGTCAAAAAGCTAGTGTTGCACGCTTTATGGATCTTATTGAGGAGAAAAACTACACTGAAGCTTATCAACTTATCAAACAATATCCTTATTTAGAAAACACAATGGCTTATACACAACTTGAAGAATTATGGGAAAAAACCTTTGAACTTGCCAAAAAATTATTAGCAGAAGATGCACAGCTTAATATCCATAAAGTCAAAGAATTACTAAATCCTTTTGCAAATGTTCCAATTAAAAAAGCAGTTATTACTACCCTTTTGAAAAATGTTGATAAATTCCTTCAAGCTGATAAGGAATTTAAAGCCAAAAATTTTGTGGAATATTTCAAAATTTGTGAAAAATTTCCCTTTTTGCAGGCTACAAGAAGCTACAAAAATGCTTTGCTTGTAGGCAACCAAATCATACAACACATTAGCACTTTAGAAAACCAAAATAATTACCAAAAAGCACTTGAAGTTTGTAAGCTTCTTAATGCAATGTTCCCTTTTAAAAGTATTGCCAATGAAAAATCAAAAAACATTCAACTCAAACAAGAATTTTCTCAATATTGTGCTTCTAAACAACTCTCAAAAGCTTTTGAAATGGCAGAAGAACATTTTGAACTCCATTCTACATTGGAATATAAAACACTCTATGAAGAATTTAGAGCTAAAGGCAGAATCGCCTTTGGCTTTGCTTCTAATGGAGATGGTAAAGGCGTGATAGATACCTTAAAAGAATACCTTAACATCAAATGTTGGCAAGATAAAATTGCCTCTATTTTAAAAATTGCTTATCTCAATGAATTCCTTCAAAATGCTCACCAAAATAGCCAAAATATTAATTGGAAAGAAAGCTTTCAATACTACATTGAACGCTATGGAAAAGATGAAGAGCTTAAAAAGGTAGCTACCGAAATGGGCTTAGAAAATACCCTAGAGAGTATTTCGCAAGAAGGTAATCCACAAGGCTATCTCAATGTAAGCTTAGTCGAATCCCTCCTTTGTATTGATGAACAACCACTAAACTAACAATAAAGGCTAAAAATGCAAATACAACGCTATCCTACTAAACAAATTCAAATCGGAGAAGTCAAGATTGGTGGTGATGCACCTATCTCTGTGCAAAGTATGACTTTTTCAAAAACAGCAGACTTACAAGCTACCAAAGATCAAATCGATCGATTGCAACTTGCTGGTTGCGATATTGTGCGTGTGGCTGTGAGCGATGAAGAAGATGCAAAAGCACTCAAAACACTTAAAAGTATGATTTCCTTGCCCTTAGTTGCAGACATTCACTTCCGTTATAAATTCGCTCTTATTGCTGCTCAATCTGTGGATTGTATCCGCATAAATCCTGGAAATATCGGGTCAAAAGAAAAAATCAAAGCCGTTGTAGAAGCCTGCAAAGAAAGAAATATTCCTATTCGCATTGGTGTTAATGCCGGCAGTTTAGAGAAACAATTTGAAGACAAATATGGTGCTACTCCAAAAGGAATGGTAGAATCAGCACTTTATAATATTAAACTTTTAGAAGATTTTGGCTTTACTCATCTAAAAGTTTCTCTCAAAGCAAGTGATGTTGAACGCACAATGGCAGCCTATCGAATGTTGCGTCCTTTAGTTTCTTATCCTTTTCATCTTGGCGTAACAGAAGCTGGGGATCTAGAATCATCAATGATAAAAAGCTCAATGGCATTAGGGGGACTTTTAATGGAAGGCATTGGAGATACAATGCGAGTCTCTATTACTGGTGAGCTAGAAAAAGAAATAGAAGTTGCACGCTCTATTTTACGCTATAGCGGAAGACAAAAAGAAGGAATCACTTATATCTCTTGTCCTACTTGTGGTAGATTACAAGCTGATTTGGTGCCTATTTTAAAGGAACTTAAAATAAGAATGCCAAAAATCAAAACTCCTATGCAGCTTTCTGTTATGGGCTGTGCTGTGAATGCACTCGGGGAAGCTAAACACGCAGATGTTGCCATTGCCTTTGGCAGTGGAGATGGGTTAATCATCAAAAAAGGTCAAATAGTAGGAAAATACAAAGAATCAGAACTTATTGATGTCTTTATCAAAGAAGTCTTACAAACCGAACAAGAAATGATACAAAACCAAGGTTTGTAATCTCTTATCTTATTTGCCCATTACCCCTAATCTTATATTTATAACTTGTAAGACATTCCACACCCATAGGACCTCTAGCGTGAAGCTTAGAAGTAGAAATCCCTACCTCTGCTCCATAACCAAACTCTCCTCCATCGCTAAACCTTGTTGAAGCATTCACATACACACAAGCACTATCTACTTGATTTAAAAAATTCTCTGCAATGCTATAATCCTCGCACAAAATTGCTTCACTATGCCCACTACTAAATTTACCAATATGTTCCAATGCACCTTGTAAGCCCCGCACTATTCTTATATTTAAAATATTTTCATTATATTCAGTATGATAGGCTTCTAGGGGAATCACTTCGCACTCTATCCCACTTTGAGCTAAAATTCTACAAGATTCCTTGCAACCTTTAAGAGTTGTCCCCTTTTGCTTCAAAGCCTTAGCCACTTGGGGCAAAAACTTTTCAGCAAAACTAGAATCTACAAGCAAAGTCTCACACGCATTACATACGCTAGGGCGAGAAGTTTTAGCATTGACTATCACAGCAATAGATTGCTCTATTTTGCAACTTGAATGGGCAAAAATATGACAAACTCCTTTATCTTGCTTAATAATAGGGATTTTTGAGTATTCACTCACAAATTTTATCAAGCCCTCTCCACCACGCGGAATCACCAGATCTATATATTCTTTAGCACTCAACAATACTTTTAAATCTTCTCTCTCGCAAGAAAGAAAGATAATCGCTTCTTTTGGGATCTTAAATTGCTCTAAAACCTTATGAAAAATCTCAACAATGGCTTTATTTGAGTTTTGTGCTTCCTTGCCTCCTTTTAATATACATACATTTCCACTTTTAAAACAAAGTCCTGCTGTATCACTTGTAACATTTGGACGCGATTCATAAATGATTCCAATCACACCAATTGGGACACTTACTTTTTCTATTTCTAAACCCTTTGCATTACTAAAACCACCTAGAATCCTACTAAGTGGATCAGGGAGATCCGCAATTTCTTTAAGAGATTTTGCCATTGCTAAAATCCGCTCTTGATTTAGCGTCAATCGCTCCAACATAGAAGCAGAAAGCCCAAACTCTTGTGCTTTAGATAAATCCTTTTGGTTAGCCTCCAAAATCATCTTACTTTGTGTTTCTAGCTCTTTAGCACACTCTCTTAAAAATTCCTGCCTTATAGGGTGAGGAATCTGCCTCATATAAACTTTTGCCTCTTTTGCTTTCCTTAAGGTTTCAAAAAACTCCATATAACTTCCTTAGCTTTCCCTAAACATACGCCTTGCAAGTCGCTTTGCTTTAATTTCCTCTTCTTCACGCTTTAAGGAGGTATAAGTGGCGTTAGTATAATCCTCTAAAATTTTTTGACTATTAATGCTTTTACCATTAGAAACTAGCTTTTTGTATTCTCCATCTTCTTGCAATTCGTGAGCATTTGTGTTATCTTCACTTTGTAAGCGAATAATCCCAAAGAGTTTTTCTGCTAGAGATTCTTCAAAAACAGGCGTCATAAGCTCCACTCTCCGCTCCAAATTTCTTGGCATTAAATCTGCACTTGCAAAATAAATTTGTGGTTTTGCATGTTTGAAATAATAGATTCGAGCGTGTTCTAAATATTTACCCACAATAGAAATAACGCGGATATTTTCACTCACTCCTGCCACTTTTGGCTTCAAACAGCAAATCCCTCGCACAATCAAATCAATCTTCACTCCTGCATTAGAAGCCTTATAAAGTGCCACAATCACATCGGTATCAACAATAGAATTTGCCTTTAAAATAATTCTTCCTTCACTTCCTTTTTTGGCTTCATTTTCAATTAATTCTATGATTTTGGGCTTAATTTGCAAAGGTGCTGCAAGTAGCGTATTAAGCCTTGATTTATGAGAGAAACCAGAAAGATTATGA
This portion of the Helicobacter canadensis MIT 98-5491 genome encodes:
- a CDS encoding WD40 repeat domain-containing protein, encoding MFPLQSKLRLIGSVLGIATDEDYIICADNFYNIVTFSIQDKVINQTLQLSKDTEPLHPFSKSVAISHKNGRVVTGFTSTSKGIVLKTKPKITPIAVLTWQKLEISKIAFSYDDNYLATGGEDGRVLIYMGENYHLLLSLPPFPDYISSIAFSECGTLIFSACFGKTAMVFSILKNTKIIDFKTDFVVEDAFFYDNNTKLFCITKNGIFTYDIYKQEYLCQNALQNSWLTTCQKLPGEEFAVIGGKYNPLRLARISDNAIIDTIPSEYTGATSLFLDKNLLYIGYSNGAIEIAQIDLAKEEMLEYLANDDLQSCLKLIKEKNIFLQTLPQYKEKLDSLWQDKLLEAIDLLAKDRLQEAQSLIEPFMYDNSKKEEFDYYWRQKASVARFMDLIEEKNYTEAYQLIKQYPYLENTMAYTQLEELWEKTFELAKKLLAEDAQLNIHKVKELLNPFANVPIKKAVITTLLKNVDKFLQADKEFKAKNFVEYFKICEKFPFLQATRSYKNALLVGNQIIQHISTLENQNNYQKALEVCKLLNAMFPFKSIANEKSKNIQLKQEFSQYCASKQLSKAFEMAEEHFELHSTLEYKTLYEEFRAKGRIAFGFASNGDGKGVIDTLKEYLNIKCWQDKIASILKIAYLNEFLQNAHQNSQNINWKESFQYYIERYGKDEELKKVATEMGLENTLESISQEGNPQGYLNVSLVESLLCIDEQPLN
- a CDS encoding glutamate-5-semialdehyde dehydrogenase codes for the protein MEFFETLRKAKEAKVYMRQIPHPIRQEFLRECAKELETQSKMILEANQKDLSKAQEFGLSASMLERLTLNQERILAMAKSLKEIADLPDPLSRILGGFSNAKGLEIEKVSVPIGVIGIIYESRPNVTSDTAGLCFKSGNVCILKGGKEAQNSNKAIVEIFHKVLEQFKIPKEAIIFLSCEREDLKVLLSAKEYIDLVIPRGGEGLIKFVSEYSKIPIIKQDKGVCHIFAHSSCKIEQSIAVIVNAKTSRPSVCNACETLLVDSSFAEKFLPQVAKALKQKGTTLKGCKESCRILAQSGIECEVIPLEAYHTEYNENILNIRIVRGLQGALEHIGKFSSGHSEAILCEDYSIAENFLNQVDSACVYVNASTRFSDGGEFGYGAEVGISTSKLHARGPMGVECLTSYKYKIRGNGQIR
- the ispG gene encoding flavodoxin-dependent (E)-4-hydroxy-3-methylbut-2-enyl-diphosphate synthase; its protein translation is MQIQRYPTKQIQIGEVKIGGDAPISVQSMTFSKTADLQATKDQIDRLQLAGCDIVRVAVSDEEDAKALKTLKSMISLPLVADIHFRYKFALIAAQSVDCIRINPGNIGSKEKIKAVVEACKERNIPIRIGVNAGSLEKQFEDKYGATPKGMVESALYNIKLLEDFGFTHLKVSLKASDVERTMAAYRMLRPLVSYPFHLGVTEAGDLESSMIKSSMALGGLLMEGIGDTMRVSITGELEKEIEVARSILRYSGRQKEGITYISCPTCGRLQADLVPILKELKIRMPKIKTPMQLSVMGCAVNALGEAKHADVAIAFGSGDGLIIKKGQIVGKYKESELIDVFIKEVLQTEQEMIQNQGL